The sequence below is a genomic window from Halococcus salsus.
GTCGGGAGCAGCGGTATCGACCCCGCGACGGGCTTCGGCGTCACGTCGAGGTCGCCGTCGAGCACTCCCCACCGGGTCTCGCGTTCGGGGAACGACTCGCCCCACGCGGCGCGGAGGAGGTCGGTACCCTCCTGAAACAGCGCCGCGCGGTCGTCCGTGTCGACGTCGAAGGCGGCGAATTCGGGTGGGCGGTCACCGGTCGCGACGCCGAGCACCAGCCGTCCATCGGAAAGCCGGTCGACCGTCGCGGCGGACTTCGCGACGTGAAGCGGGTGTCTGAGGGTGAGGACGACGCTCGCGGTGCCGAGCGCGATGTCGTCCGTTCGGGCGGCGACCTGCCCGAGCCAGACCCACGGGTCGTAGGTCTGGCCCGCGTCGCGGAATTTCGGCCAATAGGTCGGGACGTCGCGCACCCAGAGCCCGTCGAAACCGAGCGCCTCGGCGCGTTCGGCGAGCGCGAGTTCGTCCGCGACCGGCGGAGCGGACTCGTTGACCCCGGTCAACGGAAAGCCGGTGCCGAAAGTGAGCCCGTCACCGGCGAAGAGCCGACGGAAGCCCGCGTTCTCGTGGGTGGCCATCCGTCGAGGCTCGGTGCGCGACCGGGAAGACCCTTGTCGACAC
It includes:
- a CDS encoding TIGR03571 family LLM class oxidoreductase encodes the protein MATHENAGFRRLFAGDGLTFGTGFPLTGVNESAPPVADELALAERAEALGFDGLWVRDVPTYWPKFRDAGQTYDPWVWLGQVAARTDDIALGTASVVLTLRHPLHVAKSAATVDRLSDGRLVLGVATGDRPPEFAAFDVDTDDRAALFQEGTDLLRAAWGESFPERETRWGVLDGDLDVTPKPVAGSIPLLPTGNARQSVEWIGAHGDGWLFYHLPEATLESYLETWREQGGQKPFVMVVTAEIADDPEAGPEPVNQGFRAGREWFVEYFRNLESKGVDHVLVGGVGDDPERWLTRFAGVIERVRV